In a single window of the Acidimicrobiia bacterium genome:
- a CDS encoding MoxR family ATPase: MIPNSVEEVLDALASQHYEADRGLAVAIHLALQLGKPLFLEGEAGVGKTEVAKVLASFLGEDLIRLQCYEGLDVGHALYEWDYAKQMLAIRLLEARGEGSLASVSDIMGREFLVARPLLQAVEAGRNGRRPVLLIDELDRADEEFEAYLLELLSDFQVTIPELGTIRAESRPIVILTSNRTREIHDALKRRCIYHWIDYPDYDREVAIVARKVPGVSAELAGELAGAMERLRTMDLFKPPGVAETLDWAAAIQVLGQEHLDSALINDTVGVVLKYQDDIERVQQAGFDRLLTRGS, translated from the coding sequence GTGATTCCCAACTCGGTCGAAGAAGTTCTAGACGCGCTGGCTAGCCAGCATTACGAGGCCGATCGCGGTCTGGCGGTGGCGATCCATCTGGCCCTTCAACTCGGAAAGCCGCTCTTTCTTGAAGGCGAGGCGGGGGTCGGCAAAACGGAGGTTGCCAAGGTCCTTGCTTCGTTCCTTGGGGAGGACTTGATCCGGCTTCAATGCTACGAAGGGCTTGACGTGGGTCATGCCTTGTATGAGTGGGATTATGCCAAGCAGATGCTGGCGATCCGCCTGCTCGAAGCAAGAGGAGAGGGTTCGCTCGCCTCGGTGAGTGACATCATGGGCCGTGAGTTTCTGGTAGCGCGGCCGCTACTGCAAGCAGTCGAAGCCGGCCGGAACGGGCGACGACCGGTCCTGCTCATCGACGAACTAGACAGGGCCGATGAGGAGTTCGAAGCATACCTGTTGGAGTTGTTGAGCGATTTTCAAGTCACTATTCCTGAACTCGGAACGATCCGAGCTGAGAGCCGACCGATCGTCATTCTGACCTCAAACCGGACGAGAGAGATCCATGACGCTCTCAAACGTCGGTGCATCTATCACTGGATCGATTATCCCGATTACGATCGGGAGGTGGCCATTGTGGCCCGTAAGGTGCCCGGAGTGTCAGCAGAACTGGCCGGCGAACTAGCCGGTGCGATGGAAAGGCTCCGGACCATGGATCTGTTCAAGCCACCCGGGGTTGCTGAAACCCTCGATTGGGCAGCCGCCATCCAGGTACTCGGTCAGGAACATCTTGATTCGGCCCTCATTAACGACACCGTGGGTGTGGTGCTGAAATATCAAGACGACATCGAGCGTGTGCAACAAGCGGGGTTTGATCGGCTACTCACTCGAGGGTCATGA
- a CDS encoding rhodanese-like domain-containing protein: MDDLKPVPEVTPIEAQVHLADGALLVDIRELAEWRENRIPGAVFKPMSEMNDWYHDLPEDRVVILQCRTGNRSGVAASALINQAHMTNVYNLAGGIVAWDGSGLPIDFAPPTPL, from the coding sequence ATGGATGATCTCAAACCGGTTCCGGAAGTGACGCCAATCGAAGCCCAGGTTCACCTGGCGGATGGGGCGTTACTCGTTGACATCCGGGAACTGGCGGAATGGCGCGAGAACCGTATTCCCGGGGCCGTATTCAAACCGATGTCCGAGATGAACGATTGGTATCACGATCTTCCAGAAGACCGGGTAGTGATTCTGCAATGCCGGACGGGCAATCGATCGGGTGTTGCTGCGAGCGCGCTCATCAATCAAGCCCATATGACCAACGTGTACAACCTGGCAGGCGGGATTGTCGCCTGGGACGGGTCCGGCCTCCCGATCGACTTCGCCCCCCCGACCCCGCTTTGA
- a CDS encoding FAD binding domain-containing protein: MYPRQFEYVAAGSIEEAVGVLAANPGAKVMSGGMSLIPMMKLRLLSPETVVDIGRVSGLDAIEDKGDYISIGALVRHVAVATSAVIGEHAKALQQAASWTGDPQVRNRGTLCGALAHADLAADTPAAALALGMTMVAQGPNGTREIAAADFFVDSLMSALSPDEILVEARIPKRGGGSAYDKLGRRGGHSDYAVAGVASWVAMSDGVVTDCAIGITGVGTKPTLAVGAMEALRGQGPDGIAAAADRALEGITVLEDLYGSEAYKAHLAKVYTRRSLEQAVAAAS, encoded by the coding sequence ATGTATCCACGTCAGTTTGAATACGTTGCCGCCGGTTCCATCGAGGAAGCCGTTGGTGTTCTGGCTGCCAATCCTGGTGCCAAGGTGATGTCCGGCGGAATGAGCCTTATCCCCATGATGAAACTGCGACTGCTGTCGCCTGAAACGGTGGTCGACATTGGTCGAGTCTCGGGACTGGACGCCATCGAGGACAAAGGTGACTACATCTCGATTGGAGCGCTCGTCCGCCATGTCGCAGTGGCGACCTCGGCGGTGATTGGCGAGCACGCCAAGGCGCTGCAACAGGCTGCCTCCTGGACGGGTGATCCGCAGGTTCGCAACCGGGGGACACTGTGTGGGGCGCTCGCCCACGCCGATCTCGCCGCCGATACGCCTGCGGCCGCATTGGCGCTGGGGATGACGATGGTCGCTCAAGGCCCCAACGGAACCAGAGAAATCGCTGCCGCTGACTTCTTCGTTGACTCGTTGATGTCGGCGCTCAGCCCCGATGAGATTCTGGTCGAAGCACGGATTCCCAAACGAGGTGGCGGATCGGCTTACGACAAGCTGGGGAGGCGCGGCGGACACAGCGACTACGCGGTGGCTGGGGTGGCTTCCTGGGTGGCAATGTCAGACGGCGTCGTGACCGACTGTGCCATCGGGATTACCGGGGTTGGCACGAAGCCGACTCTGGCCGTCGGAGCCATGGAAGCCCTGCGCGGCCAGGGACCCGATGGAATCGCCGCAGCCGCCGACCGGGCCCTTGAGGGTATTACCGTCCTTGAGGATTTGTACGGTTCGGAGGCGTACAAGGCTCACCTTGCCAAGGTGTATACCCGGCGATCCCTTGAACAGGCGGTTGCAGCCGCCAGCTGA